A region of Jonquetella anthropi DSM 22815 DNA encodes the following proteins:
- the secA gene encoding preprotein translocase subunit SecA has translation MFEGLKKALGLDPNERKLKRYRAKVAEINALEPKIREMTDEAIKERALAIRAQLSELAAKWKVPANHTVDPEEAANFQEGLSQISSASNEHLTEVFALAREMAHRKLGLRPFDVQLMGAMALHEGNIAEMKTGEGKTLVAPLAVILNAYTGRGVHVVTVNDYLAKRDAEWMKPLYEAMGCSVGVIYAFMDQQERKKAYDSDITYGTNSEFGFDYLRDNMVNSAEEMVQRGHNFCIVDEVDSILIDEARTPLIISGPSQDDPEAYRIADDIACQLEGYVKDPNEFQSRNFLEKQEIVEPDADYQVDEKEKSISLTSRGIAKCEKLLNVPGLFSDMGHADMAHRIQQAIKAHSLFKRDVDYVVKDGEIVIVDEFTGRLMFGRRYSDGLHQAIEAKEKVTVGKESQTLATITLQNYFRLYAKLAGMTGTAATEAEEFKEIYGLGVVVVPTNQPVIREDKTDLIYRTKVEKFAAVADVIEKIHATGRPILVGTASVSTSENVSRLLKARKVPHRVLNARYHEMESAIVAQAGRLGAVTVATNMAGRGTDIVLGGNPDFLAKEAFKERNLDPIKDKEACDSIRREFADACAKEKEKVLQLGGLCIIGTERHEARRIDNQLRGRSGRQGDPGASQFYLSLEDDLLRLFGADQLQGLLGRLGMEEGEAMEAKLLSKAIESSQKKVEMVHYDIRRQLLLYDNVMNQQREAVYGERSHILLAEDLIEHGRQMAESVVEDIMDAAFPEDAPSEPSLAAARLQEVFWPGVENHLAGVDDRHNMAKAREAIVAEVGDRFDQRVKELTHDVANSVFRFISLHVLDGAWKEHLLGMDALREGIGLRAVGQKDPLMEYNFESYNLFKETMARVRENIIKLFFKVSLVSDEDRRRQEQSRYHAPSGASMPLPGQSNSGFGGPMSRGGYFGAGEAPAPKRVPKVGRNDPCPCGSGKKYKNCCGRNA, from the coding sequence ATGTTTGAAGGACTGAAAAAGGCTCTTGGGCTCGATCCGAACGAGAGAAAACTGAAACGCTACCGGGCAAAGGTCGCTGAAATCAACGCGCTGGAGCCGAAAATTCGCGAGATGACCGATGAGGCCATCAAGGAGCGCGCTCTGGCCATTCGCGCCCAGCTGAGCGAACTGGCGGCCAAATGGAAAGTCCCTGCCAACCACACCGTTGACCCGGAAGAAGCGGCGAACTTTCAGGAAGGCCTCTCCCAGATCAGCAGCGCGTCCAACGAGCACTTGACGGAAGTGTTTGCACTGGCCCGGGAGATGGCTCACCGCAAGCTCGGCCTGCGGCCGTTTGACGTCCAGCTGATGGGTGCGATGGCGCTTCACGAGGGAAACATCGCCGAGATGAAGACCGGCGAAGGAAAGACCCTTGTAGCACCTCTGGCGGTCATCCTCAACGCCTATACTGGGCGGGGAGTTCACGTGGTAACGGTGAACGACTACTTGGCCAAGCGCGACGCCGAGTGGATGAAACCGCTGTACGAGGCGATGGGCTGTTCGGTTGGCGTTATTTACGCCTTCATGGACCAGCAGGAGCGCAAGAAAGCGTACGACTCGGACATCACGTACGGGACCAACAGCGAGTTCGGTTTTGACTACCTGCGCGACAACATGGTCAACAGCGCGGAAGAGATGGTCCAGCGGGGCCATAACTTCTGCATCGTCGACGAAGTCGACTCAATCCTCATCGACGAGGCCAGAACGCCGCTGATCATTTCCGGTCCCTCGCAGGACGACCCGGAAGCCTATCGAATTGCCGACGACATCGCCTGTCAGCTGGAAGGCTACGTCAAAGACCCCAACGAATTTCAGTCCCGCAACTTCCTCGAAAAACAGGAAATCGTCGAGCCTGACGCGGACTATCAGGTGGACGAGAAGGAAAAGAGCATTTCGCTGACGTCCCGGGGCATTGCCAAGTGCGAGAAGCTCCTGAACGTGCCCGGTCTGTTCTCCGACATGGGGCACGCCGACATGGCGCACCGGATTCAGCAGGCTATCAAGGCCCACAGCCTGTTCAAGCGCGACGTGGACTACGTGGTCAAGGACGGGGAAATCGTCATCGTCGACGAGTTCACCGGTCGGCTCATGTTCGGCCGCCGGTACTCCGACGGGCTGCATCAGGCTATCGAGGCCAAGGAAAAGGTCACGGTCGGCAAAGAAAGCCAGACGCTTGCCACCATCACGCTGCAGAACTACTTCCGGCTGTACGCCAAGCTGGCCGGTATGACCGGCACGGCGGCGACCGAGGCCGAAGAGTTCAAGGAAATTTATGGGCTCGGCGTGGTCGTCGTTCCCACGAACCAGCCGGTGATCCGGGAGGACAAAACCGATCTGATCTATCGGACCAAGGTCGAAAAGTTCGCCGCCGTGGCTGACGTCATCGAAAAAATTCACGCCACCGGCCGTCCGATCCTCGTCGGAACCGCGTCGGTCAGCACGTCGGAAAACGTCAGCCGCCTTCTGAAAGCGCGGAAGGTGCCTCACCGGGTGCTGAACGCCCGGTATCACGAGATGGAATCGGCCATCGTCGCCCAAGCTGGCCGGCTGGGCGCCGTCACCGTAGCGACCAACATGGCGGGGCGCGGAACCGATATCGTGCTGGGCGGCAACCCGGATTTCTTGGCTAAAGAGGCGTTTAAGGAGAGAAACCTTGACCCGATCAAGGACAAGGAAGCGTGCGACTCTATTCGCCGCGAGTTTGCCGACGCCTGCGCGAAGGAAAAAGAAAAGGTTCTTCAGCTGGGCGGCCTGTGCATTATCGGCACCGAACGTCACGAAGCTCGGCGCATCGACAACCAGCTCCGCGGCCGTTCCGGCCGTCAGGGTGACCCGGGGGCGAGCCAGTTCTACCTGTCGCTGGAAGACGACCTGCTTCGCCTGTTTGGGGCGGACCAGCTTCAGGGGCTTTTAGGGCGGCTCGGCATGGAAGAGGGCGAGGCGATGGAGGCCAAGCTCCTCTCCAAGGCGATCGAGAGCTCCCAGAAAAAGGTTGAAATGGTTCACTACGACATCCGCCGTCAGCTTCTGCTGTACGACAACGTGATGAACCAGCAGCGCGAGGCCGTCTACGGCGAGCGGAGCCATATCCTGTTGGCCGAAGACCTGATCGAGCACGGGCGCCAGATGGCCGAAAGCGTCGTCGAAGACATCATGGACGCCGCGTTCCCGGAGGACGCACCCAGCGAACCGTCATTGGCGGCGGCTCGGCTGCAGGAAGTGTTCTGGCCGGGCGTTGAAAATCATCTGGCCGGGGTGGACGACCGACACAACATGGCAAAAGCCCGGGAGGCGATCGTGGCCGAGGTGGGCGACCGGTTCGACCAGCGGGTCAAAGAACTCACCCACGACGTGGCCAACAGCGTGTTCCGGTTTATCTCCCTCCACGTCCTTGACGGCGCGTGGAAGGAACACCTTCTGGGAATGGACGCGCTCCGTGAAGGGATTGGCCTGAGAGCCGTCGGTCAGAAAGACCCGCTGATGGAGTACAACTTCGAGTCGTACAACCTGTTCAAGGAGACGATGGCTCGAGTTCGGGAAAACATCATCAAGCTGTTCTTCAAGGTGTCTCTCGTCTCCGATGAAGACCGACGCCGCCAGGAACAGTCCAGATATCACGCGCCTTCCGGCGCTTCCATGCCGCTGCCCGGTCAGAGCAACTCCGGGTTCGGCGGCCCCATGTCCAGAGGCGGATACTTCGGCGCCGGGGAGGCCCCCGCGCCGAAGCGGGTTCCAAAAGTCGGCCGGAACGACCCGTGCCCCTGCGGTAGCGGGAAAAAGTACAAGAACTGCTGCGGCCGGAACGCGTAG
- the pgsA gene encoding CDP-diacylglycerol--glycerol-3-phosphate 3-phosphatidyltransferase, which translates to MKSINLPNMLSLSRIFLAPLVMLLLTTKIDQTVTPLAAVGLSVTYSDLLAGLVFIVAASTDAVDGYIARRRGLITNLGKFIDPLSDKVLVIAALVALVELHRLPGWMVMVIVARDFVVSGLRMVAAAEGQVIAASRLGKIKTVSQIIAIVMMIFKLPLAIEVMWVSLALTVWSGAVYVANGWDLITDSN; encoded by the coding sequence GTGAAGTCCATTAATTTGCCCAACATGCTGAGCCTGTCGAGGATATTTTTGGCTCCGCTTGTCATGCTGCTGCTGACGACGAAGATCGACCAAACGGTCACCCCTCTGGCGGCAGTGGGGCTGTCGGTCACGTACAGCGACCTTCTGGCCGGGCTCGTGTTTATCGTTGCCGCGTCGACTGACGCAGTTGACGGCTACATTGCCAGGCGCCGCGGGTTGATAACGAACCTTGGCAAGTTCATTGATCCGCTTTCCGACAAGGTGCTGGTGATCGCCGCGCTCGTCGCCCTTGTGGAGCTTCACCGCCTGCCCGGCTGGATGGTCATGGTCATCGTGGCCCGGGACTTCGTCGTCAGCGGCCTCAGAATGGTGGCTGCCGCCGAAGGACAGGTCATCGCGGCCTCCCGGCTCGGCAAAATTAAAACGGTTTCTCAGATCATCGCTATCGTGATGATGATCTTTAAGCTTCCTCTGGCAATAGAAGTTATGTGGGTAAGTTTGGCTCTGACCGTCTGGTCCGGCGCCGTGTACGTGGCCAACGGTTGGGATCTGATTACCGACAGCAACTAA
- the nrdR gene encoding transcriptional regulator NrdR has protein sequence MKCPRCDFSDTRVIETRPVEGGEAIRRRRECPLCSYRFTTYERAEGGQVLWIRKKDGRREAFDREKIVRGMSRACEKLPVSLEAIEEAAASVEKKLRGEGGEIPSSRIGDLVMEELRQLDKVAYVRFAAVYREFTDLNTFQEEIRRLIREDVAREDSSEN, from the coding sequence GTGAAGTGTCCTCGGTGCGATTTTTCCGACACTCGGGTAATTGAGACCCGACCAGTCGAAGGCGGGGAAGCGATTCGCCGCCGGCGCGAGTGTCCGCTGTGCAGCTATCGGTTTACCACATACGAACGGGCCGAGGGCGGCCAAGTCCTCTGGATACGCAAGAAGGACGGGCGCCGCGAGGCGTTCGACCGGGAAAAGATCGTCCGGGGGATGAGCCGCGCCTGTGAAAAACTCCCCGTTTCTCTGGAGGCGATTGAGGAAGCCGCGGCGTCGGTCGAAAAGAAGCTGCGTGGCGAAGGCGGCGAAATTCCCAGCAGCAGGATCGGCGACTTGGTGATGGAAGAGCTGCGGCAGCTCGACAAGGTGGCGTACGTGAGATTTGCCGCAGTCTATCGGGAGTTCACCGATTTGAACACCTTCCAAGAGGAAATACGCCGGCTCATTCGCGAGGACGTGGCCCGGGAGGATAGCAGCGAGAACTGA
- a CDS encoding site-specific integrase — protein sequence MRVKLTQNLVSKPPDDLIGTEIFDTVTTGFMLRIGKHARTFYVVYRGKTRQLRKFKIGSATYLTLAQARDICKSVLGRIALGQDPQEERLTERETELSVHKFLKEIYIPKVRRERPKTASLTESILLRILKENLHKPLSSISAEKIVKIREQLLQSGLRPISVKRYESDVRACLNYAVSQKLIAPIKINEKMKYENTERIRYLAPDEEERLKNALKERDKRLRKNNKNIQGRYADYLEPLITLSLKTGIRRGAMLQLEWRDIDFNAKTVLVRGEICKTGKSRRIPLSPLAFETLKAWREQQPQGNRYIFPSPRGDWPRSSCDEAWRTLLKKAGITNFHWHDLRHDFASKLVMSGIDLNTVRELLGHGSLTMTLRYAHLAPSKLSAAVETLG from the coding sequence ATGAGAGTAAAACTCACTCAAAATCTAGTGTCCAAACCACCTGACGATCTGATTGGTACTGAGATTTTTGACACCGTAACAACCGGGTTCATGCTTCGTATCGGGAAGCACGCAAGAACCTTTTACGTTGTGTACCGAGGGAAAACCAGACAACTTCGAAAGTTCAAGATTGGTTCAGCAACGTATTTAACATTAGCACAGGCACGAGATATCTGTAAATCTGTTTTAGGTCGAATAGCACTCGGACAAGATCCGCAAGAAGAACGGCTCACAGAAAGAGAGACTGAACTTTCGGTACACAAATTTCTAAAGGAAATCTACATTCCTAAAGTTAGAAGAGAGCGCCCTAAAACAGCTTCATTAACCGAATCTATACTTCTACGTATTCTCAAAGAAAATCTTCATAAACCTCTTTCTAGCATATCAGCAGAAAAAATCGTAAAGATCAGGGAACAACTTTTACAATCAGGTCTTCGCCCAATTAGTGTTAAACGATACGAAAGCGACGTTCGCGCTTGTTTGAACTATGCCGTAAGTCAAAAACTTATCGCACCAATCAAAATCAACGAAAAAATGAAATATGAAAACACCGAGCGCATTCGATATCTTGCTCCCGACGAAGAAGAAAGGCTTAAAAACGCGCTCAAAGAACGGGATAAGAGACTCAGAAAAAATAACAAGAACATACAGGGGAGATATGCCGATTATTTAGAACCACTTATCACCCTGTCGCTTAAAACAGGCATCCGGCGCGGAGCAATGTTGCAGTTAGAGTGGCGAGATATCGACTTTAACGCAAAAACAGTCCTTGTGCGTGGCGAAATATGCAAAACCGGGAAAAGTCGCCGGATCCCCTTGTCTCCCCTTGCCTTTGAGACGCTTAAAGCATGGCGAGAACAGCAACCACAAGGGAATAGATACATTTTCCCGTCGCCGCGCGGCGATTGGCCGAGGTCAAGTTGTGATGAAGCATGGCGAACCCTTCTCAAGAAAGCGGGTATTACCAATTTCCACTGGCATGACTTGCGACACGACTTCGCGTCAAAACTAGTAATGTCAGGCATCGATCTTAACACTGTCCGAGAATTACTAGGTCACGGCTCTTTGACGATGACGCTAAGGTATGCTCATCTTGCGCCCTCAAAACTCAGCGCGGCAGTAGAGACACTAGGCTAA
- a CDS encoding type II toxin-antitoxin system RelE family toxin, with protein sequence MDWTIEWSERSLKDLQSLEKQVRNRVYSYLDVISKLPNPRLRGRSLTGNLDEYWRYRIGDYRVICDIQDNRLIVLILQVGHRRDIYKRRSLMR encoded by the coding sequence GTGGATTGGACGATTGAATGGTCTGAACGTAGTTTAAAAGATTTACAGTCTCTAGAAAAACAGGTAAGAAATCGCGTTTATAGCTATTTAGATGTAATTAGCAAGTTGCCCAACCCACGGCTTCGGGGCCGGAGTTTAACAGGAAATTTAGATGAGTATTGGCGATATCGGATCGGAGATTATCGAGTCATCTGCGATATCCAAGATAACAGACTAATTGTTCTTATTCTTCAAGTCGGTCACCGTAGGGATATCTATAAACGAAGAAGTTTAATGAGATAA
- a CDS encoding type II toxin-antitoxin system RelE family toxin produces the protein MVLKKSYRVLVEKTFQRKVKHLPLEAKRLIEDFIRRRLQGCENPRAFGHGLSANLAGLWRYRVGDYRIICDIQDEQLIVIALACGRRDSIYSD, from the coding sequence ATGGTATTGAAGAAAAGCTACAGAGTTCTTGTTGAGAAAACTTTCCAACGCAAGGTAAAGCACTTGCCACTTGAGGCGAAGCGACTCATTGAAGACTTCATTCGCCGTAGACTTCAGGGTTGCGAAAATCCAAGAGCTTTTGGACACGGGCTTTCGGCTAACTTAGCGGGGCTTTGGCGGTACAGAGTTGGTGATTACAGAATCATCTGTGATATCCAAGATGAGCAGCTAATTGTCATTGCCCTCGCCTGTGGCAGGCGAGACAGTATTTACAGCGACTGA
- the relB gene encoding type II toxin-antitoxin system RelB family antitoxin, whose product MSSITIRVTEREKTVLENFAAERQLTVSQLLRQSALDRVEDEYDLAIYQEYLARRDKEYIPFEEAVKEWY is encoded by the coding sequence ATGTCGAGCATCACAATCAGGGTAACCGAACGCGAAAAAACAGTTCTTGAGAACTTTGCGGCTGAGCGTCAGCTCACCGTATCCCAGTTGTTACGTCAAAGTGCTTTGGATCGGGTTGAAGATGAGTACGACCTTGCCATTTATCAAGAATATCTTGCTCGGCGGGACAAAGAGTATATCCCCTTTGAAGAGGCCGTCAAAGAATGGTATTGA
- a CDS encoding helicase HerA domain-containing protein, with protein sequence MNNLEAFLGSLPGHSRENVRQPLITSLNLADILPLSCDWVGETTCPCPFYPAGSPALIQAASQGATPFALNLHVGDVGHTLILGPTGSGKSTLLATIAAQFNRYQDSQVFVFDNGRSIYPLAQSFRHSVFYDLARGEQDISLCPLAEIDQPDVRDWALEWLESLIEMVEPGVVTPARRALLIEAMNNLAESTSEASERTLTAFITSLQDERLKDALSFYSLDQNGGYLLDGDHDDITYSPFSVFEISALLDRDKIAPAVLSYLFFQIQRRLTGKPSLLIIDEAWTALRDEQFSAKIRAWLKTFRKLNCAVILATQSITDVVNSPIRDAVFESCPTKILLANPDAKSPAMSECYRNYLQLNTRQVDLIAHMVRKREYYYISPKGRRLFGLGLGKVALSFVGASGADDLAEVKSLSKEFGPDWPGQWLRIRRLDRWADRWAKLNREYSKKEGTEEESAEEETERLTSQTPFNDNEGVPEDSIARLRELMKRRQNEYETLKGGISPHEETD encoded by the coding sequence ATGAACAACCTTGAGGCTTTTCTAGGTTCGCTCCCCGGCCACAGCCGGGAGAACGTCAGACAGCCTCTCATAACGAGCCTCAACCTCGCGGATATCCTGCCTCTGTCCTGCGACTGGGTTGGAGAAACAACGTGCCCGTGCCCCTTCTACCCGGCGGGATCACCGGCACTCATCCAAGCGGCCTCTCAAGGCGCGACGCCGTTTGCCCTCAATCTCCACGTCGGCGACGTCGGCCACACGCTCATCCTAGGCCCTACCGGCTCCGGGAAATCAACGCTGTTGGCGACGATAGCCGCTCAATTCAACCGATATCAAGATTCACAGGTATTCGTCTTTGACAACGGGCGCAGTATCTATCCGCTGGCGCAGTCGTTCAGGCACAGCGTCTTTTATGACCTCGCCAGAGGAGAGCAGGACATCAGCCTCTGTCCGCTGGCCGAAATAGACCAGCCTGACGTCCGAGACTGGGCGCTCGAATGGCTGGAAAGCCTCATAGAAATGGTCGAGCCGGGGGTTGTGACGCCCGCCAGACGCGCTCTTCTTATTGAGGCTATGAACAACCTAGCCGAATCCACAAGTGAGGCGTCTGAGCGAACGCTGACGGCCTTTATCACGTCATTACAGGACGAACGCCTCAAAGATGCGTTGAGTTTTTACTCGCTGGATCAGAACGGCGGGTACTTGCTGGACGGGGATCACGACGATATCACGTACAGCCCGTTCTCGGTGTTTGAGATCAGCGCGTTGCTTGATCGAGACAAGATAGCTCCCGCTGTGCTGTCGTACTTGTTCTTCCAAATTCAGCGGCGACTCACCGGGAAGCCGTCACTTCTCATCATCGATGAGGCTTGGACGGCTCTGAGGGACGAACAGTTCAGCGCGAAGATTCGCGCGTGGCTGAAAACGTTCCGAAAGCTGAATTGCGCAGTCATCCTTGCCACGCAGTCAATCACCGACGTCGTTAACAGCCCTATCCGTGACGCCGTTTTTGAGTCCTGCCCCACAAAGATCCTCCTCGCCAACCCGGACGCGAAGTCGCCGGCCATGAGCGAGTGCTACAGAAACTACTTGCAGCTCAATACCCGGCAGGTTGACCTCATCGCTCACATGGTACGGAAGCGCGAGTACTACTACATCAGCCCCAAAGGCCGGCGGCTCTTTGGGCTGGGACTGGGAAAAGTCGCCCTCTCCTTTGTCGGCGCCAGCGGCGCTGACGACCTCGCCGAAGTAAAAAGCCTCTCGAAAGAGTTCGGGCCGGATTGGCCGGGGCAGTGGCTCAGGATTCGTCGTCTCGATCGCTGGGCGGATCGATGGGCAAAACTGAACCGCGAATACAGCAAGAAAGAAGGGACAGAAGAAGAGAGCGCCGAAGAAGAAACAGAACGCCTTACGTCTCAAACCCCGTTTAACGACAACGAAGGCGTGCCGGAGGACTCAATAGCCCGGCTTCGGGAACTCATGAAACGCCGGCAGAACGAATACGAAACGCTCAAAGGAGGCATCAGCCCACATGAAGAAACGGACTAG
- a CDS encoding conjugative transfer protein TrbJ, with protein sequence MKKRTSVWSLIGTALVFSLLLAAPARAWKATYGMQVLQRIEQIKQLAQQVQMVRNQIQMIKSLASNVKGSLSGLNFEILNVYNQTMDVLKKTEAVTYGSDDLMNKFKVRYYDPKDAEGQKINDIVAAATFRQRQWKDTQEIYMQQLGVTAQTSKAEGQRRMQMLQHMMNTNGQVQALQVLGGMVTETNQLLARQHQDMAMLIDLLSSRERDKIDEELAREQLRKENYKRAAEAQVNSPGVKHSWE encoded by the coding sequence ATGAAGAAACGGACTAGCGTTTGGAGCCTTATCGGAACCGCCCTCGTCTTCTCGCTTCTCCTCGCCGCACCCGCGCGGGCGTGGAAAGCCACCTACGGAATGCAGGTGTTGCAGAGGATAGAGCAGATAAAGCAACTCGCCCAGCAGGTACAGATGGTACGAAACCAGATTCAGATGATTAAAAGCCTCGCGTCCAACGTCAAAGGCTCCCTCTCCGGCCTGAACTTCGAGATCCTCAACGTCTACAACCAGACCATGGATGTGCTGAAAAAAACAGAGGCCGTCACGTATGGCTCTGACGACCTCATGAACAAGTTTAAGGTTCGATATTACGACCCGAAAGACGCCGAAGGGCAAAAAATCAACGATATTGTCGCCGCCGCGACGTTCCGTCAACGGCAGTGGAAAGACACTCAAGAAATTTACATGCAACAACTTGGTGTCACCGCCCAAACCTCAAAGGCCGAAGGCCAGCGGCGAATGCAAATGCTCCAGCACATGATGAACACGAACGGACAGGTTCAGGCGCTACAAGTCTTAGGCGGCATGGTGACCGAGACGAACCAGCTCTTAGCCCGCCAGCATCAGGACATGGCAATGCTCATCGACCTGCTCAGCTCCCGCGAGCGGGACAAAATCGACGAAGAACTCGCTCGGGAACAGCTTCGTAAAGAGAACTACAAGCGCGCCGCGGAAGCACAGGTTAATTCTCCGGGGGTGAAGCACTCTTGGGAATAA
- a CDS encoding type IV secretion system protein has product MKKVLAIVTCLCLLALSGTAFADPPGTVPPGSVVVGENKKVKVPDVPSNYDEWKNPPKDIKDLPEFHGTTIEGKGTLKDGDKYKDTVYSKQETDHAAQVLSNIQNPDGIINLIKEKSDVFMAKIAPAGRTLFLWLSLLSLGIILARLLLTGEATLTSILGSLARWMVYTGVFFWIIQGLTIPWRAANDAAMPSWPKLIFQSFDRIGFNATGIEITPTGLLTRGVKIFGTLFDSAEGFGNSIGAVLVGVFIFLCFCLLAATFAVTLIEAYLVICGGSVMVGFAGFEYTRDIGFQYLKYSIGVGVKVLIIMLISGFAMHFGNDAIVTVRALNVINTDFWTTIGYLLGVAVLMVLAAQMVPSIAQGIITGSSVSGSGTAALRAAAMAPVMAGGAAIGGLMAAKGMASAPSRVGSDFAQASLVARRKAAERMRRNENSADKPGAYVDPPEMDGASGAWAGAKGMGHYALNTLIFGNQHWRTTRLLGDRTNVYVDPPEN; this is encoded by the coding sequence GTGAAAAAAGTCCTTGCTATTGTTACTTGCCTTTGTCTTCTCGCCCTGAGCGGGACTGCGTTTGCAGACCCGCCCGGAACGGTTCCTCCCGGTTCAGTCGTTGTCGGAGAGAACAAGAAAGTTAAAGTTCCTGACGTGCCGTCAAATTACGACGAGTGGAAAAACCCACCCAAAGATATTAAAGACCTGCCGGAGTTCCACGGAACAACGATTGAGGGGAAGGGGACTCTGAAAGACGGAGATAAATATAAAGACACCGTTTATTCCAAACAAGAAACCGACCATGCGGCGCAAGTGCTCTCGAACATACAAAACCCGGACGGCATCATTAACTTGATTAAGGAAAAAAGCGACGTCTTCATGGCCAAAATCGCTCCAGCGGGGCGAACGCTCTTCCTCTGGCTCTCGCTCTTGTCGTTGGGAATCATCCTCGCCCGGCTTCTTCTCACCGGCGAAGCCACGCTCACCAGCATTCTCGGCTCACTGGCGCGGTGGATGGTCTACACCGGCGTGTTCTTCTGGATCATCCAAGGCCTCACCATCCCGTGGAGAGCGGCGAACGACGCGGCCATGCCCAGTTGGCCGAAACTTATTTTTCAATCATTTGACCGAATTGGTTTCAATGCGACGGGGATAGAGATTACTCCGACAGGGCTTTTGACCCGGGGCGTCAAAATCTTTGGCACGCTTTTCGACTCTGCGGAGGGATTTGGAAACTCAATCGGTGCCGTGCTCGTCGGCGTTTTCATCTTCCTCTGCTTCTGTCTTCTTGCGGCGACATTCGCGGTCACGCTCATCGAAGCGTACCTCGTCATCTGCGGCGGGAGCGTCATGGTCGGCTTTGCCGGGTTCGAGTACACCCGCGACATCGGGTTCCAGTACCTGAAATACTCCATCGGTGTCGGCGTCAAAGTCCTCATCATCATGCTCATTTCAGGGTTTGCAATGCACTTCGGCAACGACGCGATAGTGACGGTGCGGGCCTTGAACGTCATCAACACGGACTTTTGGACAACGATTGGGTACCTGCTCGGCGTCGCCGTCCTCATGGTTCTCGCGGCTCAGATGGTACCGTCCATCGCTCAGGGCATCATCACCGGCTCTTCCGTCAGTGGAAGCGGTACAGCGGCGCTCCGCGCGGCGGCAATGGCCCCGGTTATGGCGGGCGGTGCCGCTATTGGCGGCCTCATGGCCGCAAAGGGCATGGCAAGCGCTCCGTCCCGGGTAGGAAGCGACTTCGCTCAGGCGTCTTTAGTCGCCAGACGTAAGGCGGCAGAACGGATGAGACGGAACGAAAACAGCGCGGACAAACCGGGAGCGTACGTTGACCCGCCTGAAATGGACGGCGCTTCTGGCGCTTGGGCCGGCGCGAAGGGAATGGGACACTACGCGCTCAACACGCTCATATTCGGAAACCAGCACTGGCGAACGACGCGGTTACTCGGCGACAGAACCAACGTGTACGTTGACCCGCCGGAGAACTAG
- a CDS encoding type II toxin-antitoxin system Phd/YefM family antitoxin gives MLASTVAQVRNNFKDYCDRVVDDDEVLVITRPGERNVVMMSLKEFTAFQNQMYLAKADRALEQIKTGKGIPKKLKDLKS, from the coding sequence ATGCTGGCAAGTACCGTCGCTCAGGTGCGCAACAACTTCAAAGACTACTGCGACAGGGTGGTCGATGACGATGAAGTGCTTGTAATTACCCGACCGGGAGAACGAAACGTGGTGATGATGAGCCTGAAAGAGTTCACCGCCTTTCAAAATCAGATGTATCTTGCAAAGGCAGACCGAGCGCTGGAACAGATCAAGACCGGGAAAGGGATTCCCAAAAAGCTGAAAGACTTAAAAAGCTAG